AttctcatccattgtactgcttCATTATAGCGGTGCAGGATCCATCGTATGCTGGACATACACGGCCCAAACAGACCCCACAGACTAGAATTCATCAGGTTTCTGTCACATTTTACCAGACTAAATGTCTGACATTTTTTCTGGATTTTTAGACCGCTTTACAACACAGGCTCCTCCCAGAGCCCCCACCGATGTGTACAGGGCCTTACACTACTCCACTGACTGGTTACCACCTTCTTTTCTAGTATATGTTCAAACTTATGTGGCCATTACACCGATATGGGATGGTGGAACATTTCATTCCAAAATGATGCCTATTAATATGGAGTTTGGTCCTTCTTTCTATGAAATGTGATTCATCAGCCCAGTAGCCTCCCACTTTACAGCCGGCGATTAGGCATTGGGTATGGTCCTCTTGTATGCAACTGCTCAACCACTGGAGCCCATTTCCTGCAGATGCACAATTCTTGTGCTGATGCTACTTGTAGAGGCGGTTTGCAACTTTGTAGTGAGTGATACGACAGAGAATAGATGGCTTATGCGCCATGTGCTTCAGTTCATGGTGACTCTTCTCTGGAAGTTTGCAAGGTCTACCGCTGTGTAACTGAGCTGCTGTTACTCCTGGTTTTCTCCACCTTGCATAAAAATTGACTGGTGCAGATCAGAAGTTTCAAGAATTGACTTGTAGCAACCCAGTTTAAAGTCACTAGGCTCTTCAGAacaaccaatactatcaatgtgTATCTATGGAGACAACATGGCTGTGAGCTTGATTTAATGTCCCAGTATGACTGAAAACTTTGAACTTAGGAGAGGTCGAGGACCTTCTCCTGGCTTCATGCTTACATCACAGTAGTTCTTACTCCCCCCACATTGGTTATGGACCACTCTTACTTGTGGAAGAACCTCAGGTTGCTCTTTCCGTATGTTCTCACAGGTGGTTGTCTTGCCTGTGGTTTTCCTGCCATCTGACCTTCTTTTAATTTTGCTTtcccccacagaagtctaaaAAATCTGTGTTTGACAATGATTCCGACACGGACATCTTCCCACCAGAAGTGAATTCTGGAAGCGCAACACGGCAGCGACCCGGCCGGGCCAGGAAAGAAGTGAAATATTTTGCAGAGTCTGACGATGAAGAAGATGATTTTGCTATGTATTAGTTATGTGCCCGAGGAGCACCCAAATGTTTTCCAACAAAAGTATCTTGTGTAGTCCTTTTGTCCCTCCTGTTGCAGACTTTTGTACATTGTCTTATTTTATGTGATAATGTATTTGATGTTTTTTATTATTGTGTAGGCATTTTAACATTTGTTGTTACACATACAGTTTTCTGCTCTTTTTTACTCATGAAATGTCATGTACTCGTCCCAATTTGCCTTGTAGAAATGTTTTAGACTACCGTGCTCGCGCACATATTTTAATTGTCCTGATGAAATACagcgggggaggaaaaaaaaaaagaacaaaaaaaaaaaccccacggcAACCTGCTTTTTAAAATGaagacaaaaacattaaaaaaaatggatatcTTAACTTCTGTGGTCCGTTCTATCAAGTGTAAAGATGAACTGTGAAagatttaaaataaatatattttattcttTGCCAGGAGACTCCATGGAAAAAGGTAAACAGTATATGAACATAGAAAGCATCGTTAAACAATCTCAATGTACAAACTGAGCCAGTGAAGAATACATCACAGACTTGCTAAAATATCCCCCCAAAATTTCTACTAGTGCTTTAAATGAGACCTAGTAACACTTTTCAACGTGTTATCGTCTACGGCGGTATCACAGTCACTGTGAACCAGATTACAACAATGAAATGGGTGGGCTTATTAAGTGTTTCTTGGAAGGATGGGGCCGACGCAATTGACTAGATTGTGCCAGTTGAATGGGAGCGCCGCGGTCATGTACGTTACATCTCTCGCTTTGTACGTCTCTGTAGTGTCGAGTATTCTACTAGATGAATTGTAGCATATAAAACAGCTGAGAATACCTGCAGCTGCCGCTAGTGTCGAAGGATAGCAGCTCCTAGCATGCTCAAGTAGTCCCATATGGTCTTTCAGCTTGGAGACTCTCATATATAACCTCACCCTTTTTGAGTTATAGTGAGTTGTGCACAGGAGAGATGTATTctgggaaattaaaaaaagggggggagccTTTTATGCAAATACCCACTCATAAGTAGTGAACCACACACAAACAGTTCTCTAATGGCTTGTGAACAGaaacatgaaagaaaaaaaaaaaggaaaacagacAAAAACATTGTAACACTGGAAAAAAAGTGCCTTTGAGGCTACAATTACTGCAGTAATGCACCTGTAAAATATCGTCCACCGAAACAATCACATCTGTTTTATCCACCTTCTTAAAGTGACACTGACAACTTTTACAATAAAATGTCTTCTAACGGAACAGGCAGTTACTCAGATACAAAACTGGCTTCAGATAATGTAGTGAATGTTCTTCCACGACTTCCTCCGACGCGGCGGAGGAGGGGAAATAGACGCAATGCAGTTGAGGGCATGTTATGACATATATGACAGTCTTATGTTCCTTACATGGACACGTACAACAGTCCATTTGcttgctttgtgtttttttttgttttttttttacttttttttttgttttgtttttaccatgTCTTGAACATTTTATGTATGCAAGACAGAAGAAAAGCACCGAACATCCAGCAGAAAGAACAGTAAATTATGTACAAAGTCTTCAAAGATCATGCAATCTGATGATCGGAAGAGAAAATAGAAGTCGCTTTATTTCTTGTTCTGTAAAATGGCTGCTTTtcgtatttttattgtttttcttcttctatttGTAAGAGTCCAGCAAAGTGTTTTTCTTAAGAATGTAAACAGCAAAAGTATTTTTTAGCTTTTGTAGAAATGGAAACCAGCTTGGTCTGTTCTTGCTGAGGAATCTGAACACGTTTTGGATCTGTAGATTCAGCAACGAGGGGGGTGGGGTTGGGGGGGAGATGTTCCTTGTTGAATGTCATCCCTGTGTGCATATTGTGTTGGGAATGTCTGGTGAGGAGTCGGGCCTCATTGCACCTGCGCACATTTGCTGACCCGCTCTTCCTCTGGATTAGCTGAGATGCTGCGACTGTGCTCCGGTGCGTTCTCGCTCGGACTGGATGCCTCGTGGCCTTCCGAGTTCTCCAGCATTTCCTGAATTAAGGGCGGCATTGATCCCGGGATTTCCAGCTTCAATGTGATAACACGTTCTGCACCTAAACGGATAGAAAACAGGAATATTTAGCTACGTATACTAGATTAATGTGCAGCTTTTTGAGTACAGGAACCAATGTGCTGCTACGAATGGCAGAAATGATATTCCAGGTACAACTGAGACGTCCTGTTGCATGTGACACTTCTAGATCATTAGAATGCCTAGATCTGCAAAATGCATTGAAATGGTTGCGCACATTGGGCaatttagggtgtgttcacatgcagCCAATCcgccccttcaatttgaattaaaTTGCaggtttgcaccaaaatctgaagtaaatcagtgatgtgtgaacgcacccttaaagaaAACTATCCCCTACCATGGAGCGACCGAGTATTAAGACCAGGTCCAGATGTCGTGTGTTTGCAGCGGATTCTACATAGCAAATCCACTGCAACAAATGGTTGGGGGCTTTCAAAACCCAATCTGCATTTAGCAGAACTAATCTGCACAGAAATTGGAGGATTTTGTGTATTTTCAAATCTGCCGGAATGCCCAATTTTGTGCAGCCAATTTTCAGAGATTTCACTCTTGGCGAATCCctggcaaaatccacagatttGGCACAGATTCGGACTTAAACgtgttgtccggttactggataGCATGCCCCCTGTgccggccagccgatatacgctcgtgtgtatAAGCCCCAAGAGcggggtaatggctccaaatgtGTTGGATCTGCTTTATCTGTACAGCAATATGCCTTTGACTTCTGATGGTTTAACGCTTTACAGCCGGACCGTGCGGGCTGCTCTACTCGCTTGGCTATTTGCACATTCTGCATATTAGCGCTTTTCATTGGGGCTAATTCGTGCGCAGATTCCATATCAATAAGTGAAAGTCATTTAATTTGGCAAAGACACCAGTGTAACATTTGGTGGAGGACGGGCTGCTTCAGATTCTGTATTGGGAccgagaagcttcaagttactcttTAGTTTCTGTAAACAAGCATTCAAAACCCGCGCCGACCGCAATGTGGCCAAACAGCAGTTGCCCCCCGTGGGCGTTACCTTACAACAACTATTTCTGTAGTCCATTATATTTTCTTCCAACAAGTGCTGGCCACAACTATTCAGGATGCAGTTTATACAAAAATCTGTacttttgtttaaaggggttgtcaagttggaaactattgatgtcctattctataggataggtcatcaattgtagatCAGCGGGGGTTTCCTGCACTGTACCCCGTATGATCAGCTCTTTGCCAGATTGGTGTATTTATGcacggagctgatttctgcagaaagcagatggctccgtttccactgcagtggcaaggttTGGTATTGCTGGCAAAGTTTgatttgaagtgaatgagaacttggaGTGCAATTCCAAGCatcaccactgcagtgagaacggcgctatctgcttcatgtggaaatcagctcCATGCATAAGCACACCCACCCGATCAGTAAACAGCGGATCGACAGAAATCCCAGAcagcagaccctcactgatttAGTATTGATATTAGAAAAAAGAGCTTAGCAGCAGCACATCATTGAACCCAAACCGAGTAGGACTGGCAGCATAAATGGGTGCAAAGATAGTTGGAATCTTTATTCTTCACCCTTTTTCTTTTGGATCTGATTCAGTATTGATGACGTTGCTGCCGGCTTGTCTTtagatagtttacaactggacaaccccttttaaattgTATCAAGTGGTTGTATATGGCATAATCATCCCATATAAGAGGTCACCAAGGAGTTCTGTCATCCTATAAAAAGCACAAAGCAGCACGTGCCAGTGTACTTCTACCGGTCACAGAGCTCCACAGTGAGCtgaactgctgcagaacctccacGTGGCGAGTAGTGGCAAGATTCGTCTCCACCATTGACTGACACAAGATAACTGAATGTTGAGCTATATATTATGTTATTTCTCAGGAGCGACTATACAGAACTGCACAAGACACCACAGGTCTGGGAAAACCTCATTTTATAGAGGAGTCCCTTCATGTCAGTCAACCAGTGATTGTTACAAGAGAAGAAGAATCTAGCAAAGGTGATCTGTGGCCGCCTGCTTCTGCAGGGAGAGATAAGTAGCGTCTGGGTAAggacggtttcacatctgcattggaacctccttACAGCACTTCTGTCGAAAAGCTGCCTAGCTGGGCGGAAAATGGGCGAGCCCCAtaatagtcaatagggtctgccTGGTGCTgctcagttccatccagagacggaacAGTTTAGCCGCGGGGATTCCCATTTAAcgaagcaggaaagtggaatccccgctgcagatgtgaaaccaccgtaTGCTGCTCTTCTCTGTACAATCGTCAGGATGTGATGTCTACGCCAATGTTATTTACAGACTTCTTAAATGAAATTGTCCATTGCTGTGTATTATAATACAGACATCATCTCAATCATTCAGTACTGCCTTTACATACACTTTGTATCAGCATTATGGTTAGGCTGCAGATTCACACATGGTTTTTCATGCCGCCTTTCTTCTagctaagggtacgttcacacgtagcgaCACTGGGGTGGATACTCCACAGCACAAGATCCATGCCGAATTCTGCATCGGAAACGCATCACCAAAGCAGAACTCAGCTGAAAAGGTGAAATAAGCTGCGGATCCATTTCAAAAACCAGGTCACATGGTGCagatctgctatgtgtgaacctaCCCTAACACCAGAAGTggctccagcaggaaggagacgtCCCTCCTTTATAGTTCTCCTTCCTTATGAATCCATTGCATGAAGAACTCTCACAAAAACTGTGTGCTGCGAACCTGCAGCTCTCCGGAGATGAAGACTATTATAGCAATATGTTACCTTTTGCACTAATGCTGCGAAGATCTGTAATCTTCATTAAAATCTTTGGAAACATGTGGGGTTTGTTGGGTCTTCTCTTTCGTATATAAATTTTCAATGCTTCCAGTAATGGCTCCTGCAGCTTATCTACTTTAGCCGGCTCTTCAAGATCCTGACGGTCTAGATAAGTATAGAGAGGGGGAGGAAATAAATCACTTTTTTGTGTATTGTTATTTCATCTTCTTTCCATGTCTTCCTATTTGGGTCACATATAGAGAtgaaccactagatggcagtataCTGTAAGCCTCCAGCGGGACGTCTCGCCATCTGCGAGGATGAATGGCGTTGCATTAGCGGAGAGCTATATTTGGCCTGCTAACATCTGAGTGCCTTTCAGGTCTAATTCTTTACAAAAATATTGCTTGGATGCCTGTTACTACAGATACTCCTTCACCGCTATGTGTTCTCTTCTCCCTTGGTAGAACTTATCTGCACTAAAGCAatttctatatattatatatagggtACTCAAGGTTGTTGTAAGAGCTTTAATCCATTACATGCAGCCAAGCATTCCAAGCACAAGTGGCCCGGGCAACAAGCGCTGATCGCCTCTGGTTCCTAACGCAAAACATAAGTCCTTGGATGAAATGTCGCTGGCTGGTAGAGAACGTAGAGGCCAATCCGCTCCCTCAACCAAGTCAAACCAGGTTGTTTGGCTCTTGGATATCATTAAAAACGTTGGTTTTGAAGAGAAGGATTCTGGGTGAATATCGCGAGTACCGTGGGTTGTAACTGTGATTCATGCACAATCATTAGCGGAGCTTCAGATTGTTGGCTTTTGGCtaccaaggggttaaaaggactcAGACATATTGCACTTAATCATAATGGGTTGAGtaagatcaaaaaaaaaaaaagttctcattTATTTTTCTAAAAACAGCGCCATTCTTGTCAATGGCtgggtctggtattacagctccacCCCAGTCAGTCTGTAAGGCTCTTTTCACTTCATGTTGGACCTTCATTGCCTGAAGTATATCTCCAACggagatacttttttttttttgcggaatgCCTCCACTCAGGCGGGATTCCCATGACCGTATTTGCaaacgcaatacgcagtgaatagaatccattgatttcaataggttcgttcacaaGCGCCTATTTTGCATGCAGTTCCATCGCGCAAATAAATACACAGCGTGTTCTATTTATTTGCGCagggaactaattacactaattgaccATTTCAATGGCTTGGACCATGGTTGTGTTTTTTGGCGCAcgcaaaaaggacagtaaaaaaaTGCAGAGGCGTGCGCAAAAACGCAACACACAATGTGCAAATTTGTGGCGCAAATGCAcatacgctcttgtgaagccggccttggaAAAACTATTTACTTTATGTAAAGCTAGACTGAGGTATACCGGCCAGATGGAGGCCAGAAGGACAGTCCTGTTGGTGaatggatacatataatgtacaaGCCCAGACCTTCTCCTGGCTTATATACTAAATGtaggacttaaggcccttttagacgggccGATTTATCGTCTGCATGAGTGAGTGACATCATCGTTTGCTCTCGGGCAGCGTGACGTCACCGGTAGCTCGTTGGctttcatgcagcctgtttatacagtagatacatcgttggctcattcaaatgagaaatcgttctgCCGGTCCCATCGCTGTGTAAGTGACTGACAACGACTGACTGATCGGTatgtaaactgaatgataagtcaACGAGCCAAGTGATTTTTATAccaacataaaatgaacaatgagcgAAAGGCCAACTAGTTTTGGTCGTCGGCTCCATTTAGACGGAATCattcgttcactttcgctcatttcaACGATTGTtcgaacaataatcgttctgtctacaATCATCTTTAGCGAGATGCGAACAAGGCCTAACGTGTACAAATGGACTTCTGCTAAGATGTTCCATAACATTGTGGTGGGTCTGACCTCTGTGGAGAATAGGCCTGTGCTGCAGTTCTATATACAGCGAAGCTCCTGCCACCTGATGCCCAGTAAACTAATACGGAGCTTATCTCCCGCTGAGGCCTGTCCATTctgcagatcggtgggggtcctggcAGTCATACCTCCGGGCACAGCAATATGCCATCACTATGTACGATAGGCAAACCGCTTCAAGGTCATCCCACTTCTACTAAGATAGGAGGTCAACAACACTGGAACTAAAGATTCATTTACATGAGCCAATTACTGTGAACGAATATTCATTAGAACGCTCCTGCGCCCACTCATTGCCGAATGTAAACAGCGTAACGACCACCCGACGAACGAGCAAACGCTCCTTCTTTAGCTGATTGGGTCGTTTATGCTGCCGAAAAAAATCAGCTGCTGAGAAAAAGGAAGGAGGGAACTTATAACCCACAAGTTTCCGCAAcgtcattggaaaaaaaaaagctccgatcctagaatggtagagttggaaggaacctccagggtcatcaggtccaaccccctgctcaatgcaggatcaatgCAGACAGATATTTGGCCAACCTTTGGGGAGCCGTCCGTCTCCCTTGTAAACACAACACTGATGAAGTGTAATGCTTTGCTGCCCTGAAGTACTAATGACTTCCAGGCAGAACAGTATTGGACTCCAGTGTAACGGCCGCTGGGATTGGAGCTTCTCGTCCTCAATAAAGTCCCAGGTAAGTGTCTGACACTAGAATGACAATTACAAGCGGGCCACCACCCCCAAAACCAAGTGCATGGGGCACAAACAATTGTGTGAACGATCGTTGGTCCCCATATATCAGTGTAAAAGGCCagttggaaaaaaaacccaatgtcAATGATCAGGGCTCGTTCATAGTAATCTAAATCTAAATTAAGATGCCCTTACATATCAGACCAAAGTTGATGAACGTGGACGATTTCAAGCGAGGCGATCATTTGTCAGGTCCAATTTAACAATGAATGATCGATTTGGCCGACCAATGACCAACAGTCGCTATCTAGTAAAAAGTCAACCAGCTTTGAGTTATTGGGCCGATAGTTAGATCATCTTTCTTTGGAAGAACCTTCCTAGAAATATCATTCATCTGTCGTCTAGTGTCATTGACCATAAATGGTCAGTTTGTACATCTGTAttggccaatatggactaaaatgtgtaggACTGCACCTGTGAATGAATCCATCAACCCACTTCTATCTAATATGTAGGGCCACCTTTAGGTAGGATTCCCTCAAAAGACTTGATTCCTAAACTCAGGCTATGATACGATGTGATACGCACCTTCACATATTAAGCAGATGGCACTGAGCAGGCCAGTTTCTGTGTCATCCATTTCCAGGGGCAGCAGCTGGTTGGCAAATGTGAATACAAGGTCGGTGAGTGGACCAAACCCAGCGTTGTGCATCTGAGTTCGGTTGAGTGTAAGGCCATCTGAGAAAGTCATCGTGTCCTGCTCCGGTGTATATCTTGTGCAAATTCTAAGAATCTGTAAGGAGACCAAGTAAACAAAGAAGATTACTGCACATGTGGGCACAGCGGAGGAAGAAAACGGGACGAAGGTTGATTTATATATTCTTATTACACCGGATGATTTCACAGCTACCGGTTGTTCCATGCCAAAAATACTGAAGGTTAAATGGAAATAAAACATATAACATCACTTATTTACTAAAATCTACAAATATAGGGGTACATAGCAAATCTCCTTCCCTCCGTCAAATTATTTTAAGGGGAACTTGTCAgcaactaagttatagtgcttatagtttaggaaAAGGGGAATCTGGGGAGCTGTCTCATACTCACCCGGTGCTCCGTTCTTACGGCATTCCCCAACAAAGTCAGCATGTGCCAATAGCTTGTCTCTTTGTGCGCATCTCCCATAGGGGTTCAAGCGCAGAACGAGTCAGGCTGCTGTGTGCATACTGATTTCTGGGGACACTGCAGGAATCGGGTGAATGTGATACACAGCTCCCCGGATTCCCCGCCACCTAAactataaataaatcttgtatacCGCCAActaattccacagcactttcagatcatctatttattaccccccaccaagctgggtactcattttaccgaccttagaAGAATCGAGGGCTGAGTCACCCTTGAGCCGGATACCTGAattatgcagggattgaaccagcaaccttcaggtcgtgagcgagagcttaggactgcatttctgctgccatagcaccctgcgccacacaaggttatatatatatagtgcttgtagttgctgacaggttcccttcaataAAGTCTTAACCACCATTCTGTTTGTAGGTAGCAAAGGTTTACaatgaggtcacatgactttaCAGTATAGTTGTCAtctgagctcccacaatgcactgctctgtAATAATAGGAGTGCGGAAGAATTATACATATTGCTTCAGAGTTGAGTGGGGATGAAAACATTCTGCAACCTAAAATTAGTACAAGATAAGTGAAGCAAACTATTTACGGGTTTATGTGTAGAATTTAATTGTGCTTTGATCATTCTTCAGCAGAGGAGTTTTTGTTTACGTTCCCCATCAGGTCTCCGAAACTACAGAACCCAAAAATAAAGGCATTTCAAGGAAAATCTAATTAGAACTTCACCCTTTATTTGCTTGTTTTACAGATCATTGTCGGTGTAATAACCCCGGCGTAAAACTATATGCTGTGAAATGAATCTGGAGTTTACAATTCCGACTGTAATTCTCCGCTCTGCGTCTGACGTCTTCAGGAAGGGCGGGGGCTCGGAGGCTAAAGAAAGAGCGATAGGGG
This genomic window from Eleutherodactylus coqui strain aEleCoq1 chromosome 12, aEleCoq1.hap1, whole genome shotgun sequence contains:
- the RARB gene encoding retinoic acid receptor beta isoform X3 encodes the protein MIYTCHREKNCVINKVTRNRCQYCRLQRCFEVGMSKESVRNDRNKKKKEPSKQECTENYEMTAELDDLTEKIRKAHQETFPSLCQLGKYTTNSSADHRVRLDLGLWDKFSELATKCIIKIVEFAKRLPGFTSLTIADQITLLKAACLDILILRICTRYTPEQDTMTFSDGLTLNRTQMHNAGFGPLTDLVFTFANQLLPLEMDDTETGLLSAICLICEDRQDLEEPAKVDKLQEPLLEALKIYIRKRRPNKPHMFPKILMKITDLRSISAKGAERVITLKLEIPGSMPPLIQEMLENSEGHEASSPSENAPEHSRSISANPEEERVSKCAQVQ